The window TAATTCTAAGAGTGGCGATTGAGGTTATGGATAACTTTTGATACTGTTTACATTAGGCTGTACATAGTTCATACCAGAAAGAACACTTATAAACAGAACGCAAAGAAATCATTCATGGGTAGTTTCGCTGCACATTTATACATTGTCATTGTATGatataaattttgaaagttTTCTCTTATTCTGGCAGACATATGCACATAAAATACTTACAGGAAGGCGGGGCCTCGTACATACAGCTCGACGAAATAATGGTTTTTCTAGTCATTCATCTCGACCTGAGAGTGAATATGATCCATTCGGGCCAGGGCATGGGTGCAGTAGCGTTTCTGCTGGACTGGGTAATGTCTACTTCCAGTatgcttcttttttatttctcctGTGATGAAATCGCAATCTTTGGAAAAAGTTCATGTTTTTATTCAACATAACTTGCAACACCCTTCTCTGGACATTTGTAACCGTATATGCTGCCTTAGAGCTGATGGCATTTATGCAGCTAGTAATAGTAGTATGGTCTTTCCTCTGAGCGTTATTTATTATGATGTAAGAGCAATTGTTTCAAGTTTGGCCAACTAAATTGGATTTAAAACAGTATTATTTTCAACTGGACTGCTATTATAATATTTACAGGCATGGCAGTTGCACGGGATATTAAGGGAAAGCGGGAACGTATTGTTTCAGTCATCAGCAATGGGACAACGATGGCCGGTCAGGTCTATGAGGCAATGAGTAATGCAGGTTATTTGGACTCAAATATGGTAGTTATTTTAAATGACAGCCGGCACTCTTTACACCCAAAGACTGAGGAGGGCCTGAAGACAGCTATTAGTGCTCTGTCGAGTACCCTAAGCAAGCTCCAGTCAAGTAAATCCTTTCGGAGGTTTAGAGAAGTTGCTAAGGTATTTCCATGGTTTTTATTATCCTACCTCTAGGACTGGAAGATTTCGAGACATTAAAATTTGTTCGAGTATTTTCTTAGAACTTAGATATATTGGATTTGTTTAAATGAGAGATATCCGTATGGAAGAATTTATACAACTTTCGGCAATATTTTAGACAATCTGAGTATAGAAAATTTATTCGGTTTTGTGTGGCATTCATCTGAGAGGACATAGTGGGCTCTGGGTATTTGGAGAATATCAAACATTTTCTGCTGCTATGAGTATTATCAAGATTTTTGTGCCTTGTGCCTTTTGTTCTATGaagtatttatttttcttccccCTTTTTTTCAGGGTGTTACTAAAAGAATTGGAGGAGGCATGCATGAATTGGCAGCTAAAGTTGATGAGTATGCACGTGGTATGGTCGGTCCACTAGGATCAACTCTTTTCGAAGAGCTCGGATTGTATTACATTGGCCCTGTTGACGGACACAATATTGAAGACTTGATTTGCGTTCTACAAGAAGTGGCATCTCTGAATTCAATGGGTCCTGTTTTGGTTCATGTGCTAACGGAAGAAAATCGGGAAGGTGAAAACAACCCAAAGAGTGGGGTACAAGGTATGTTACCCTCTCATCTCCTCCTCTGATGTTCATTTCATATTCTGTGCAAAATTCTGCTGTAAATTTAAGGATTCATGAGTTGACTGGCAAGTGGGCAAACTCAGCCCAATATACTTTGGTTTTATATATGTCGTCTGAGGCTTGGCCTTCGTTCAGGCCTTTAGCGAGTATAAGAAGTTGCCGACTACAAAGATCATTTCTCATTTGGCAGAGGATGAAAAGCCATGTGTAATTTGGTCCgacatttatgttattttacaCTTCCCAAACCTGCAGGTTTGAGTAATTCAGATGATTTACCATCCAAAATTCGCCATAGAACTTATAGCGACTGCTTTGTGGAGGCTTTAGTGATGGAGGCAGAGGAGGACAAAGATATTGTGACTGTTCATGCAGGAATGCATATGGAAACAGCATTTCAACTGTTTCGTGAAAGATTTCCTGACAAATTTTTTGATGTGGGAATGGCTGAGCAACATGCAGTTACTTTTTCTGCTGGTTTGGCATGTGGAGGACTAAAGCCATTTTGCATTATCCCGTCTGCATTTCTACAAAGAGCTTATGATCAGGtagtaattatattttaattaattgtggaataaataatttaatgatATAATAACAATATGATGATAATGTCTCTGAAGTTTATCTTCTCGTGGCCTGTTTAGGTAATTCATGACGTAGATCGGCAAAGAATTCCAGTGCGTTTTGTCATTACAAGTGCAGGGTTGGTAGGATCTGATGGTCCCATGCAGTGTGGAGCATTTGATATAACATTTATGTCATGCTTACCAAACATGATCGTCATGGCACCATctgatgagaatgagcttgcCAACATGGTGGCCACTGCAGCCCACATCGATGATCATCCAGTTTGCTTCCGATATCCAAGGGGCGCCGTTGTTGGGATGGACCATTCCGTATGCAGTGGAACCCCCATTGAGGTAATTCTGCTTCATTGCTTAAAAATAAGTAATTTACTGTCATTAATCATTACGGATAAGTATATAAACTTGGTACATTTAATAGAGAGGGATTTAACTTCTTATGCGTTTAATTTTGACTTCTTTGCGCCACTGCGTTTAATTTGACTTCTTTGCGCCACTGCGTTTAATTTGACTTCTTTGTGCTGCTGAGCAGATTGGAAAAGGGAAAATTCTTGCGGAGGGGAAAGATGTGGCATTGCTTGGATACGGATCAATGGTTCAGAACTGCCTTAAGGCTCGGTCTCTTCTTTCAACGCTGGGCATTGATGTAACAGTTGCTGATGCAAGGTTCTGCAAGCCCTTAGATGTCAAGCTTCTTAGGCAGCTTTGTCGGAACCATTCATATCTGATCACGGTTGAGGAAGGATCTATTggaggatttggatcccatgTTGCACAGTTCATTTGTCTCGACGGACAGCTTGATGGAAACATCAaggtaatctttttttttttttttttttctctttcagtTCAATGTTGATTGTCAATGGCACATTATATGTTCACACATTGTTCCTCATTTTGCTTCTCTGCCTGAAATCGACATTCCAGTGGCGACCAATTGTTTTACCGGACAACTACATTGAGCATGCATCCCCAAATGAGCAGCTAGCTATTGCTGGACTAACTGGACACCACATAGCAGCAACGGTGTTAACTCTGCTTGGCCGAACTCGTGAAGCCCTTCACTTAATGTGCTAGGCATCTGCTATTCTCTGCCCTTTCACCGAGGCCACATTTCTGAGCGGAAAAATGAATACAGATCAAAGCTCAAGTAGCATTAATTCGACCGAAACGCACCGAAAATATAACCGTATCAATTTGTATAGAGGGCGCTTGCATGCAAGTATATGATCATTAATTTACAGCAGCACGATGGaaattttaaaagttaaaagttcTTCCGCCCTGCTAAATATTTTAACcagaaatttaaattatttaataccATGTTGTTATAAATAGTGCAGTAAATTAAAGATTTGAATTTACTTATTAACATATCTGAGGGAATATGATGGTGAAGCGTTTTGGGTGTTACCGTAACATGTGGTGTTATCAGTCTATTCTTCatccaattttattttataacatGTTGATTAGGGTACCGAAGATATTCCACTTAAACTCGATAACAACCAATCCCTCTTATAACATGTGGGCACAATGAGGATGTTTCACTTAAACTCGTCGATAAACACGCTTATAACACGTGGATTAGTGTACATTGAGGATGTTCCACGTGATCCCTATCGGTAAAAGCCATTTCTAGTAACAATATCACAGAATATAGGTCAAAGAAACTTAAGAAAGTGTGATCAAATTGTCCCAAAAAGAGCTATTTTAGTCGCTTTTTTTTACGAAGGAGGAATCGAAATGAGCGATTCACAAGCATTTTAAGAGTTCCATGAATGTGGTAACGTCTGCCTGCCATTATGTATTGGTAAAGAAGGTAGACCCAACACGTGTCatgcttttatttttatgaaaatatgacGTTAGTTcttgaaattcaattttttttttacttaaaattcaacataatttgattttggcttaaatgtcaaaattgtCTTGTGTTTTAGTAATTAGGTCATCATGTTTATCTCCGTTAACCAAATAAGGACATTCCATCCAATTTCTATTAAGAATTTCATAATTCATTATAGACTTATTCAAAAACTatctatttgatttaaaaataaattaaaaataaaattaaaagaaaaattagtctGTTCCCAACTCCCCGACCTCTGCCTTAACGTTCTCTCCTCTCCCTATTTTCTTGCCTCACTCTCTCTATGTTCTATGTCACaaccttaataatttttcaaattagaAGTTTATCTCTTATATGTGTCATTCttcattgatttgttttttctgtaaatttaaatttaaataaagagAAAGGGTAATATATGACTCTATCAATTGCGGTCTGTTTCTCGATTACATAGTCGAAAGTGAGGTGGTCGATCAGGGTTAATTTTCTTGAGACTACAATGATGGAATTCGTGCGTACCAAGGGGGGTCGAGGTGGATTTATTGACACTTCGTCGAGTTGCCCGCGTGTGTGGCTAAGGTAGGGGTTCGGGTCAGGACAAGACATATGGCATGGTgggtttgtttaaatttcattttgaaattatatttctttctattttaattgaaaataattttctataataggttataatatttttatgaattttttaatagagattgAATAGAATGTTCTTAATTGGTTAAAGGAGAAAAACATGAGGACAAAATTGGCCAAATAACTATAACACATGGGTCATTTTGACGTTTAAGCCTTTAATTTTCTAACTACAATCCAGAGATTAGGCTTCGCCTAggaaaatttcttaattaagtttgactttacacaatttgtattttttagaTGCCTAAAATACTCATAATTACATATTTGTTATCTACAATTAATTATATGGAAATTATGTGAATTAATGTcatgaaatatttttcaaactatGCAAATTGAAACATGAAATTAACGATTctggaagaaaaatatataaataaataaaaaatgtaaaagggGTATTAATGCTATTGTTTCTTCGCATAAAATTTTGGGTTGTTTTATTAGCACCTCACATACCTCACATACTTAAAACACCCCACATGtactttttaaactaaaaattatcttaatacactcCACTTACCAACCAAAACTACCATCACACCCACACATTTCATACACCCCACACAACCCACACCAAAATCTACCTAGagtcttcattatttcctaaaaataaattcaaatccTTTGTCTTCAGCACACAAACAGTGCGCATGGTTCTATTGCTTCAAGGTTTTTGTCAATTTAGGGGAATTAAGCTCTAAAtgtgaatttgattttaaacttAGAAATAGCTACTTTGCTGgtttttgttaaataagaaATCATGAAAGGGCTAGTTGATTTTGCTATTGCTGTGCCCATGCAGATTCTCGGTTCTGCAATCATGCTTGAATGAAATTGCACCACAAACCATCCTAAGAAATAAACAGCAAACATGCTTGAACATTTttggcaaaagaaaaaaaaaaaccactactAAACTATCTCAAAGAAGATTTGAATATTTCAGAGTACTCCATCTCTTATGTTGCAGAATCCTTAacatttttgataaaaaaaaaaaaaaaaaaatcacggcAATGTTGTGAGTGTATGCGTAcgcaaaattatatataatttatggGTGGTTAGGATCTTTTTTAAATGATTTGGGGTGTAGGAAGTAAATAATTGTTTTGCATTACTTTTTAGGGTTTAAATAGTTATTTTATACAAGTCATTTAACAATAAATATTAAGTGAGGTGTATTCAACAATTAATGaggtgctaataaaaaaatcctaaaatttAAGCTAGTATTAGTAAGACTAATTTACCTACCCATGCATATTACTCTTAGCCTTCCACATCTATACCATTTCATTGATGTTTTTCCATAGAATATTGTAATACCTTTGTATAGAAAAGGTATCCAAGCGAGAATTcaaaatacaagtaaattttATACTTTAGTGCACCTACTTAGAATACTGTAAAACAATTTTCACACTTACATATATAATAAggagtaggtaaattattttagtttacctacttacaaatataataAGGACTAAGTAAATTCCTttagtaggtaaattaatttatatgaaAAACAATTCTATTAAACAATAttgaatgaagaagaatactactagatcgtaatactaagtggttgTCGTATGAATTTTTTGAAACCATTAATTTGTCTCACCTCAACTATGTTAAGTTTTCTATCTAAAAGAATGCTATTTTAGACCCTTGACCTCATTAATCACaagttttttcatttatttatttattattttagtagaaAGATATATGTACACTTGGGGTGGGCAATAaattggttttcaacttttgacTTCCTTTTTATAAGTTCTATACTTATCTTTTGGTACGAAAAAACATGTCATGTGTGTTTCATAAACTTATGATGAACTACTAAAAAATTACATTAAGATCACTAACATGGAGCAAGTGATcttttaccacagtggtggaaatgtGTTGAGCTATTGGATGACGGTAGAGTTCAAATCCCGTCGataactaatctaacatctaatataacaaaatccatcgtttgacaaaaaaaaaaaaaaggaatcagTAACATGGAGTTTAACTAATTACAAGCTTTGAGAATTCAACGTAGTCAAtcatattcattaaaaaaaggAGAGTTGAAATGTCCAAAATAAACCATGAAAATAAGTTAGGTGCTTTGCAAATGgcttattttgaataaaaattttaacagAATTAGAGTGAGATGACAAACTaatgattttcaaatttgatacAACAAAtcgcttaaaattttaatcttataacaaattaaaaaaataaatataaattcatatgacatttcaaaaaaaagTTCATATTGTACATGGCAGTATGTTGGGAAAATTAGAAAACAAATACCGAGAAAACGTTAGCATCATTAGTTTGCTTTTAATGCCTTGATTGGAGCCAATTCATGTGTGGGTAAGAAACAATTTAGAAGGAATGTGGCATAAGTGTAAACCGCCACGtaagaattaatttttttggtttaccaataaaaataaatcttaCACGGCggtttatttgaattttgaattttttttggatGTTCATACACAAGTGAGTTGTAAGAGCCTATTTGTAATGAACTCTTTATGTTTCTAACTTTTTTATCCTTAACAGTAGGTTGGTTATACGTACAACTGAAATGAAAATCAAGTGTTTTGAAGTTCAAAATTGTTGAATCTCGTCTGAGTCATCATTTGTCCATAATATATCAGAGCATaagtggttttttatttatttattatttatttatttttatgcaaCGATATATATACCCTAAGGGGTGGGTgaataaattggtatcaaacTTATTATTCGCGAAagtcgaacctaagacctctcacttaacACTGAAGAGGACTACTACTAGATTGTAATACTAGTGGTCTGGGCCTCATTTAACAGCTTGCATTAAGGGACTCAATAGTATTAATAATATGGACCCAGTTGTTTGGTGCCCTTATACCAATTTAATACACTTCACATCCGCGTACTTATCCTCTCCAAAACGTTGGTACAATTAATCCGTAGGAAACAAGCCAATAGAAACACGCTCGCTCGCTCTCTCTATCCTTTTCTTGCGAATATGGCTTGGACTTCGTTCGCAAATCTCCTTCCCTCTCTCACCTCTCGTGGTTTCCGTTGTTCAGTCAATGTCTTAACCCCAAATATTAGTTAGGATTAGTCATGCTTGACTATGTAGTCAGTAGACTTAGTACTATCCAATGCATATATTAGTCCATTCGATTGAAATAGCCAGTACAATTTCGACGTACCAAACGAAATCTAAGTGGCATATCATAGCATATGTTTATTTATCAATTTGTATAAGGGGTGGGGGAATATAAAGTCTTTTTTGGTATCATTGCACCATAGCCTTGTCCATTGGTTGCAGTTGCATCCTTTGATATAAACCATCCCTTCCcacttaaattaaattaccCAAAATGCTGTTGAACATCTAACACTAATCAAGTATATTCTTCAAAAATTAGGTTAAGTGAGTGACACATCCACCATGACTGATTACTAAATTAAGCAATACACCTGAAAAATCTAGGACCACAAGATTCCGAAACCAATTACTATTAGGAATTGGATTAAAATATAGTAGTTCCACTTTGTATAAGTTAGGGAGCATTATTGTGTCTGATTATGAATTCGAATCACACATTttaatcaaggttctaaaaaacgttaggtGCTAATTAGGCAgttaggcgggtgcctaggtggatttatgtaaatttattatatatcttgtaaataagtgcctatttacacttaataaaaactatacttgtatggataataaaagaatgacaaaatgcaaaaatagaagtagaagaatacacaaagtacatccatccaacaagttcaacatttaaaaaatagtaagcatataatcataaCGAGGAGTATTCTTGGATGATAGactaaattcttcttgttcatgATCCTTGCATTGGATTTGACATAGACTAAACTATTTAACGTTGTTGTATctagttaatttctttttttttttttttttttgtatttatccCTTCAAAagttcttcaattcattttcacaattggatgaacttgtagtcAATCCATCCtttgcaaattaggtacaccatttccataagtataacataaaaaagcacaaaattaaaaaaaaaaaaaaaaaaaaaacaaatccgcCTAGGACCGCCTAGCTCCAGACCgattttttgaaacaatttgCCCTAAATCGTAGCAGGTCTTCATCGCCTagtgtcacatctcggcccatgcccccaccacatcctgggcttgactccaccgtagcacgatattgttcgctttgggccacccatcttgggattgctctcgcacaaactcgcttaacttcgaagttccgatggaacccgaagccagtgagctcctaaaaggcctcgtgttatatggaggtgggcatgtacatataaggcaaatcaccccctctccgttggtcgatgtgggatgttacaatccacccctattaggggcctgacgtcctcgtcgtcACACTTGCACCACACGACAGAGtagctctaataccaaattgtcacatctcggcccgagCCCCACCATATCCAGggttcgactccaccgtagcatgatattgtccgctttgggccccgaccacgccctcacggttttgtttctgggaactcacacgaaaacttcccagtggatcacccatcttgAGATTGCTCttgcacgaactcgcttaacttcggagttccgatggaatccgaagccagtgagctcccaaaaggcctcgtgctatatggaggtgggcatgtacatataaggcacatcaccccctctccgttgatcgatgtgggatgttacacctagtgcctaggccgatttttagaacactaatTCTAATAGAAATCTACTTGTTCACTAGCTTAAATTCACAATTTAACGAAACTGTAAATATATGAACCATGTACTAAATAAATATTGGTTGACAATCTCCAAGCAACGTAACGTAACACAAGTTGTCAGTTGGGTAGAAAAAATCTTTGTAGATTGCCATGCTTATATTGCTCATACAGTCagtaaaaataaattcaaaacacCAACTCAGATTAGCTCACCCACATGGCCATGATCCCAACTCAACCGATTCACAACCCATTACTTCAATTGCAAATCTCCTAGGTCTAGACTTCTAATCTcttataaatataattattcaaGTTCTTGTAAAATCATTGTATCATGACATGAATCTAAATCACACACTCAAACCTAAATCTGTTTGATCATTAAATTTGACAAACGGTTGATTTgccaaatataaaaataatagttaAATTGGAAACAATAGTAGTTAGACGTAACACAAGTTGTGCCAATCGAGTAGGCACTTGTAGAATTTCCATCCATCAAAAGAAGACAAAGGCAAGAGTAAGGGCAGGAAAATTGcccaaaacacactaaatgggaaccggatcccctccGGACCTAAAGGAACTGAGCTCAAGGTTCAAATGATCCGGGTCATTgaaattttgatccaacggctacaaacatggggccttctaaaagttataataattgtaaccgttggatcaaatttcaatggtccggatcATTTGATTCTTGGGCTTAGTTCCTTTGGGTCTGGAGGAGATCCGGTTCCCACTAAATGCGGCTCTAGTTGCCCAAAAAGCAGAAGGCAATTGATGGGCTCCACCAAGCTTGTTGGAGTGCCCAACCTTTCTTTGCCAGGCCTTGCGCTCGCTGGCATGAGGCAACGTCAGCCTGACGTCACCTAGCAGACATGGGGGCCCACCATCAAAAAGCACAAAAGAGCCCAACGACTCTCTTCAATTGAGCGTTTGAGCTGTTGTATTTACAACAATTTGATGGTTTGGACCATTCGATTTTCAACGGTAAACAAATACTGAAATTTGATCGTTGCGCCACATGGCATAATCTAATGGATCTGATTTTCAAAGAGTATGAAGATCAACAACAAGTATTAATCCagcgaaaaaaattaaaaaaaatagaaaaaatgagttttatttatttatttatttaataaatacaCAACCAACTTCTTTGTTCCCTACACCACGACTTGTTATTCAAAGCACATCCCGAAACGAGCAATTTCTATCAAATAGGTGCAAACATCTACTTAATGCAAGTGAAGAATAAGGCTAACAAAgcataacaaattaaattttttttttaatagcaaTCATTATTGTCAATGTTTAACGAGTGAAGTTGCACAAAGATAATTAATTTCTAGAATAACTAATAAGAATTATCTTACCCTTGTCCTTGCTCTTGCAATTCTCAAACGAGTGGAATTAAGTCAGTAAACTGAACCCAAAAGACTAGCTCAGCCACATGGCAATGAGTCATGACTCAACCGATTTGCTGAGTCATGACTCAACCGATTTGCTGAGTCATGAGGCAAAGCTGTGTGACATGTTTAGTGGCGAATATCAGCCCCATGGGCTGTGTTTTCTTTATGGTAATAATaacagatttcatatgtgaaaGCGTCACAGGCTGCAGATTGTTCGgtagaaagcaaagaaaaggaCAAAAGCCCCGTTACTCAAACCGTGATTATTTAAGCAGATGAATGAGTGACAAGAAAGTACTCGGTTCGATCGTCACACTAACTAATAAATAGAAAGGTTGGAGCCACGAATCAATGAATGTGATATAATATAAGCAGTGAGAATGCTTTATGTGTGTGGGTGGACTGGACATGTGGTCCCGACCAAAATTTTTCTAGAgaataaatttaaaagttaTATAGCACTCAATCACACATGTATGTTAGCTATTAATTTGACTGCCACAActatttaatcttttattttggatatcaataatttatttttcgtaCCATTCATATCAATAttatcatatttttaatttaggcTCACCTCAAAATTATTGAATCCAACTACACTATGTATTTTTGTTGATCCTCTTGTTtatattgatttcttttttataGGGGTGTTGAAAGTGAACTTGCATGCTTATATCAATCATCACACTCACTGAGTGGTTGCCATTTCTTGTATAAAGTTAAAGGTGAGCCGTGCTATATTTAGAGCTTTGAGGCTTTGTCACTTGCTAGGATGTCTATACTTAAGAAAAGGAAAGGCACTGAATGTAATAGAATATAATATAATGAAGATATTTGTTGAGGTTTTATGTTCTACTTTGAGTATTGTGATTATTAACATTTTTCGTTACAAATTTCCTCTAACAATATTTGTTGTTTTGcgaattataaataaattaacaagtTTTAGAACTGAATGATTTCTTGTAGATGTGACTTCTAAAGACTAAAACATAGATGGTTTCAACAATAAAACTGCATTTTAGGGTAGCCTTGCGAATGATTGAACACCTTCACACTACCATCAATTTGGTGAACGTATGCGAGTTCAAAAATTACTTAGTAGTAGACAAGCTAGCACGGCCTATTTATCTCCAATCCCAGTGTTGTTGTTTTAGGTTCTTCATCGGCTCTTTTCACTCCCTCTACCTCCAACTTTTTTTCACATAATTAGAACATGAAATAGATCCATTGTATTGTACCATATTGTGTGGTCGACGCTTGGACACGACAACTTTGTTCACGTAATTGGCAGCtttcctatctctctctctctctctctctctctctcagacgATAGTTTTAGAAAGGATGCGTTTCCATTTTTTGTGAAATAATGTCCTCCTTAATATTAAAAGA of the Pyrus communis chromosome 1, drPyrComm1.1, whole genome shotgun sequence genome contains:
- the LOC137738125 gene encoding probable 1-deoxy-D-xylulose-5-phosphate synthase, chloroplastic isoform X1 produces the protein MGAASVGYPFGITSHCHGKFGAFPRKAGFFGSNFSLHVEFPGHKLYPSSVFSPASKEFASRICSLPDDDEWFLEEVLTPILDSVENPIHLKNLSVEELKQLSDEIRSELSSIMLRTRKSFRASLAVVELTIAIHRVFHAPMDKIIWDVVEQTYAHKILTGRRGLVHTARRNNGFSSHSSRPESEYDPFGPGHGCSSVSAGLGMAVARDIKGKRERIVSVISNGTTMAGQVYEAMSNAGYLDSNMVVILNDSRHSLHPKTEEGLKTAISALSSTLSKLQSSKSFRRFREVAKGVTKRIGGGMHELAAKVDEYARGMVGPLGSTLFEELGLYYIGPVDGHNIEDLICVLQEVASLNSMGPVLVHVLTEENREGENNPKSGVQGLSNSDDLPSKIRHRTYSDCFVEALVMEAEEDKDIVTVHAGMHMETAFQLFRERFPDKFFDVGMAEQHAVTFSAGLACGGLKPFCIIPSAFLQRAYDQVIHDVDRQRIPVRFVITSAGLVGSDGPMQCGAFDITFMSCLPNMIVMAPSDENELANMVATAAHIDDHPVCFRYPRGAVVGMDHSVCSGTPIEIGKGKILAEGKDVALLGYGSMVQNCLKARSLLSTLGIDVTVADARFCKPLDVKLLRQLCRNHSYLITVEEGSIGGFGSHVAQFICLDGQLDGNIKWRPIVLPDNYIEHASPNEQLAIAGLTGHHIAATVLTLLGRTREALHLMC
- the LOC137738125 gene encoding probable 1-deoxy-D-xylulose-5-phosphate synthase, chloroplastic isoform X2 gives rise to the protein MGAASVGYPFGITSHCHGKFGAFPRKAGFFGSNFSLHVEFPGHKLYPSSVFSPASKEFASRICSLPDDDEWFLEEVLTPILDSVENPIHLKNLSVEELKQLSDEIRSELSSIMLRTRKSFRASLAVVELTIAIHRVFHAPMDKIIWDVVEQTYAHKILTGRRGLVHTARRNNGFSSHSSRPESEYDPFGPGHGCSSVSAGLVARDIKGKRERIVSVISNGTTMAGQVYEAMSNAGYLDSNMVVILNDSRHSLHPKTEEGLKTAISALSSTLSKLQSSKSFRRFREVAKGVTKRIGGGMHELAAKVDEYARGMVGPLGSTLFEELGLYYIGPVDGHNIEDLICVLQEVASLNSMGPVLVHVLTEENREGENNPKSGVQGLSNSDDLPSKIRHRTYSDCFVEALVMEAEEDKDIVTVHAGMHMETAFQLFRERFPDKFFDVGMAEQHAVTFSAGLACGGLKPFCIIPSAFLQRAYDQVIHDVDRQRIPVRFVITSAGLVGSDGPMQCGAFDITFMSCLPNMIVMAPSDENELANMVATAAHIDDHPVCFRYPRGAVVGMDHSVCSGTPIEIGKGKILAEGKDVALLGYGSMVQNCLKARSLLSTLGIDVTVADARFCKPLDVKLLRQLCRNHSYLITVEEGSIGGFGSHVAQFICLDGQLDGNIKWRPIVLPDNYIEHASPNEQLAIAGLTGHHIAATVLTLLGRTREALHLMC